In Candidatus Eremiobacterota bacterium, a single window of DNA contains:
- a CDS encoding phosphoglycerate kinase: MEKATVRDIDVKDRRVLVRVDYNVPLKGGVIKDDTRIRESLPTLKYLMDHGAKVVVASHLGRPEGQVVPEMSLKPVAARLSELLHREVKMLSDCIGPEVEREVMAMKAGDVVMLENLRFHREETKNDREFSKKLASLAEIYVDDAFGTAHRAHASTYGVAELLPVAVAGFLMEKELANLGRLVAQPDRPFVAVLGGAKVTDKVAVLKNLVGKVDALLIGGGMAFTFLKVQGHSIGKSLLDENEGNAREILELAKEKNVTLELPVDVVVAADKDSTGGTVVSVDAIPADMMGVDIGPGTVELFRKQLLAARTIFWNGPMGIFENKDFARGTLEVAKILAESKALTCIGGGDSVAAVKQLGFGDRMTHLSTGGGASLEFMEGKELPGVAILKEKAALTVKGARP, encoded by the coding sequence GAAGGACAGAAGAGTCTTGGTCCGCGTCGATTACAATGTGCCTCTCAAGGGAGGTGTCATCAAGGATGACACGAGGATCAGAGAGTCCCTCCCTACCCTTAAGTACCTTATGGATCATGGAGCCAAGGTCGTCGTGGCGTCACACCTCGGAAGGCCCGAGGGGCAGGTCGTGCCCGAAATGAGCCTCAAGCCGGTGGCCGCCCGTCTTTCCGAGCTCCTTCACCGCGAGGTGAAGATGCTCTCCGACTGCATAGGGCCCGAGGTGGAGCGCGAAGTGATGGCCATGAAGGCCGGTGATGTCGTCATGCTTGAAAATCTCCGCTTTCACAGAGAGGAGACCAAGAATGACAGGGAGTTCTCCAAGAAGCTTGCCTCCCTGGCGGAAATATATGTTGACGACGCCTTCGGCACAGCCCACAGGGCCCATGCCTCGACCTACGGCGTGGCGGAGCTTCTCCCCGTTGCCGTGGCGGGCTTCCTGATGGAAAAGGAGCTCGCGAACCTTGGGAGGCTCGTAGCGCAGCCCGACCGTCCCTTTGTGGCCGTCCTCGGCGGCGCCAAGGTGACTGACAAGGTGGCCGTGCTCAAGAACCTCGTGGGGAAGGTCGATGCGCTGCTGATAGGCGGCGGCATGGCCTTCACCTTCCTGAAGGTCCAGGGGCACAGCATCGGGAAGTCGCTCCTTGATGAAAATGAAGGCAATGCCCGGGAGATCCTGGAGCTTGCGAAGGAGAAGAATGTGACGCTTGAGCTTCCCGTCGATGTCGTCGTGGCCGCTGACAAGGACAGCACAGGCGGCACTGTCGTCTCTGTTGACGCGATTCCCGCCGACATGATGGGCGTGGACATAGGCCCCGGGACGGTGGAGCTCTTCAGAAAGCAGCTTCTTGCTGCCAGGACCATCTTCTGGAACGGCCCCATGGGTATTTTTGAAAACAAGGACTTCGCCAGGGGCACCCTGGAAGTGGCGAAGATCCTGGCCGAGAGCAAAGCCCTTACCTGCATAGGCGGCGGTGACTCCGTCGCGGCGGTGAAGCAGCTCGGCTTTGGCGACAGGATGACCCATCTTTCCACGGGCGGCGGCGCCTCCCTTGAGTTCATGGAAGGGAAAGAGCTTCCCGGTGTTGCCATTCTCAAGGAGAAGGCGGCACTCACGGTGAAAGGAGCAAGGCCATGA